From uncultured Pseudodesulfovibrio sp.:
AGAAAAAGACACCACATCCGCGCCTTGCGTCACTGTCTGTTGCACTGTCGGTTCACCCAGCAAACCTTCTCCCTGCAACGAGTAGAGAGACCCGCTCCCAAGGTCTTCGATAACTGGCAGATTATACTTGTCACCCAATTCACGCATTTCCGGCAGAGTTACTTCCTTGGTAAACCCGACCACTCGGAAATTGGACGTATGTACCCGCATGAGCGCACCAGTCTCATCGTTAATGGCATTCTCATAATCATGGACATGACTTCGATTGGTGGCTCCTACTTCGTGCAGAATCGCCCCGGACTTGGTCATGACATCCGGGATACGAAACGATCCACCAATCTCGACAAGCTGCCCGCGAGACACGATAACCTCACGTCCCTTAGCCAAAGTTTCCAACATGATAAAGACTGCGGCGGCGTTGTTGTTGACCACAAGTGCAGCCTCGGCTCCGGTAATATCGCACAGAATTTTCTCCACATGAGAATACCGACTACCCCGATGTCCGGTGGACAAATCAAATTCACAATTGGAATAATGGCCGCACGCATCCGCCACAGCCTTGATGGCGGACTTGGCAAGAAGTGACCTACCCAAATTAGTATGAATGACAACACCCGTCCCATTAAGCACACGCCTGAAATGAGGACGGGACTGAGCCCGAACAAATGCGGTCAACCGGGGTAACAGATTTGCTAGGTCCAATTGTTCCGATGCCGTGATGGCACCAGAACGTATTTCCTCACGGCACACATCCAAAAAGTCGTTAACCAGATCCTTGATCAAGGCTCGCGGCAAATCACGAAACTCCTCAATGTCCACAAGGGAAGAAAGGACCTGATCCACTGACGGAAGATATCTGAAAATTTGGCTCATATATTTCTCATGTTAGACTGTAAGACATTCGGGATACAATCTATAGAACTCCGCCAACAAGTACAAGGACCCACAAACAAGTG
This genomic window contains:
- the selA gene encoding L-seryl-tRNA(Sec) selenium transferase; this translates as MSQIFRYLPSVDQVLSSLVDIEEFRDLPRALIKDLVNDFLDVCREEIRSGAITASEQLDLANLLPRLTAFVRAQSRPHFRRVLNGTGVVIHTNLGRSLLAKSAIKAVADACGHYSNCEFDLSTGHRGSRYSHVEKILCDITGAEAALVVNNNAAAVFIMLETLAKGREVIVSRGQLVEIGGSFRIPDVMTKSGAILHEVGATNRSHVHDYENAINDETGALMRVHTSNFRVVGFTKEVTLPEMRELGDKYNLPVIEDLGSGSLYSLQGEGLLGEPTVQQTVTQGADVVSFSGDKVLGGPQAGIIVGRKEYIDRIKKNPVNRAMRIDKMTLAALEATLRLYLDMDEARRKVPTLKMITASQEALKSKARRLADAIRQALAERAVVSMKKGSSRVGGGAFPEYDLPGTMVSIAVKDISVGDLKDALLQTDPPLVARIEDDEFLIDPRTLASTELKMVASALEQAVVSLTEK